In Capsicum annuum cultivar UCD-10X-F1 chromosome 7, UCD10Xv1.1, whole genome shotgun sequence, one genomic interval encodes:
- the LOC107878460 gene encoding uncharacterized protein LOC107878460 has translation MEISLISDTLTTVVTTTQGLGFSNYLLNRNINSVLTLSDVSSDQQSPSRQISSVVFPIDALAPPPVKYNKVRSAPRRLARKTRRIVRKSLGSGDEGGDDNGFLFDGGDYDGPFGGGGGGGGGSGGRGWNFDGYGGANWEESSSFSDPAFDFVYELMCWAALSNCLHFALKKVVRIVADGFSGDPAREKVVVPVRLTTVY, from the coding sequence ATGGAAATTTCGCTGATCTCCGATACTCTAACAACGGTGGTAACTACCACCCAAGGTTTAGGTTTTTCAAATTATCTTCTTAATCGCAATATCAACAGTGTTCTCACACTCTCCGATGTCTCGTCGGATCAGCAATCCCCTTCTCGTCAAATCTCCTCCGTTGTTTTTCCGATCGACGCCTTAGCGCCTCCGCCTGTTAAGTACAATAAGGTTAGATCCGCGCCGAGAAGATTAGCCCGTAAAACGCGGCGGATTGTACGGAAGTCTTTGGGAAGTGGAGATGAAGGAGGAGATGATAACGGATTTTTGTTTGACGGAGGTGATTATGACGGACcgtttggtggtggtggtggtggtggtggtgggagTGGGGGTAGGGGATGGAATTTTGATGGATATGGAGGGGCAAATTGGGAAGAATCGTCGTCGTTTTCGGATCCGGCGTTTGACTTTGTGTATGAGTTGATGTGTTGGGCTGCGTTGTCGAATTGCTTGCATTTTGCGTTGAAGAAAGTGGTGAGAATTGTGGCGGATGGATTTAGTGGTGATCCAGCTAGAGAGAAGGTGGTGGTTCCAGTGAGACTTACAACTGTCTATTGA
- the LOC124885893 gene encoding uncharacterized protein LOC124885893, whose protein sequence is MAKAYKKEDFEYLMSKVDKINHRVKDYLYDAGYEKWSRVYAPINRGRMMTSNIAECINGCLVEAHKLLILDFLEEVRKLFIAWNCKNREIASQTETTLGKKLDEILTANGVKASRMTVKPALEYHYLVSESGRIYVVDLDANKCNCCRFQIDEISCLHVIAILRNKYITKFRSWCSDYYKPATLVKIYEVPVVPMPDKKD, encoded by the exons ATGGCCAAAGCGTACAAAAAGGAAGATTTTGAGTACCTTATGTCGAAGGTTGATAAAATTAATCATCGGGTGAAAGATTATCTATATGATGCAGGATATGAGAAGTGGTCAAGAGTTTAtgctcctataaatagaggacgGATGATGACATCTAATATTGCAGAATGTATAAATGGTTGTTTAGTGGAGGCGCATAAATTActgattttagattttttggaagaAGTCAGAAAATTATTTATAGCATGGAACTGTAAAAACAGAGAAATTGCTTCACAAACAGAAACAACTTTAGGGAAAAAGTTAGACGAAATCCTCACAGCTAATGGAGTTAAAGCATCTAGAATGACG GTCAAGCCTGCATTAGAGTATCATTATTTAGTTTCTGAATCTGGGAGAATATACGTTGTGGACTTGGATGCTAACAAATGCAACTGCTGTAGatttcaaattgatgaaatttcatgtTTGCACGTGATTGcaattttgagaaataaatatattacGAAGTTTCGTTCGTGGTGCTCTGATTACTATAAGCCTGCGACATTAGTGAAGATATATGAAGTTCCAGTAGTACCTATGCCAGATAAGAAGGATTGA